In one window of Helianthus annuus cultivar XRQ/B chromosome 17, HanXRQr2.0-SUNRISE, whole genome shotgun sequence DNA:
- the LOC118489329 gene encoding lysophospholipid acyltransferase LPEAT2-like, with protein MVVVRYPHVHFDRSRGHISLGTLMLRMFTQFHNFMEIKYLPVVSPSEHHKESAIGFAEKRLILDRYTCFLSCMQEFRTFLYDFFFYCLKENPLLFVY; from the exons ATGGTGGTGGTTCGTTATCCACATGTACATTTTGATCGATCCCG GGGTCATATATCTTTGGGGACACTCATGCTTAGAATGTTCACACAGTTTCACAATTTCATGGAG ATTAAATATCTTCCAGTGGTTTCACCCTCAGAACATCATAAGGAAAGCGCTATTGGGTTCGCTGAAAA GCGGCTGATTCTGGACAGGTATACCTGCTTTTTGTCATGCATGCAAGAATTTAGAActtttttatatgatttttttttttactgtttGAAGGAAAATCCATTGCTCTTTGTATATTAG